The DNA sequence ATTCGGCTTCACCGCTTACTAATAAAAAATCGTTTTCAGAAAATCCATTCTTTTTAATTTTCTGGCGGAATCTTCTCAATGTATTTTCGGCGAAATCGTACCCTATAATTTTACATTTAAATTTTTTGTAAACTTCAATTCCAAAGTCGCCGGTGCCTGAAGCTAAATCAAGACATATACCGCCTGGCTGGAAAGTTAATTTAGAAAGTGCTTTTTTCCGCCAATAGATATCAATTCCAAAACTCAAAGTGTGATTTAATATGTCGTAAGTTCTGTGAATTGAATTGAACATCCCCTTAACATATTCGCGTTTGTCATTGGTGTATAAATTGATTTTCGAGTTCATCTTTAATATATTTTTACAAAACTGAGAACAAAATAATATGGATCAATACTTAAAGGCAATAAAAGAAAAAGTTTGTACTGTTTGTGTTGACAGCGACGATACCGGAAAATGTTTAATGACTGATGATGAACTGTGCGCAGTTGAAATGAATATTGATAAAATCGTCACTGCCATCAACTCAATCCAAAGCGAGAACTACGATGATTACTATGAAGCACTTCACAATTACGTTTGCATTTCTTGTAAAAATGAAAATACCGATGGGAGTTGTAATCTTCGGAATGACGTAAATTGCGCTCTTGACAGATACTTCCCGCATATTGTGGATGTGATTAAGTCTGTTGAATAATTTACAGATAAAATACAATTGTGAATTATGTCACGTCTAAAATCTCTTTGCCAACAAATTTATTCCACCAAGCATAAAGGTACTTTCCACTCCAAAAAGTTAAAAGCATAAAAATAAATCCTGCGATTAGATCAATTACATAAT is a window from the Ignavibacteria bacterium genome containing:
- a CDS encoding methyltransferase domain-containing protein, with product MNSKINLYTNDKREYVKGMFNSIHRTYDILNHTLSFGIDIYWRKKALSKLTFQPGGICLDLASGTGDFGIEVYKKFKCKIIGYDFAENTLRRFRQKIKKNGFSENDFLLVSGEAE